One window of Cydia pomonella isolate Wapato2018A chromosome 7, ilCydPomo1, whole genome shotgun sequence genomic DNA carries:
- the LOC133519767 gene encoding uncharacterized protein LOC133519767: MTMDIQNNYQSYKEASPDSKESHLNIESARTSQITKPEMQATVLNAGKTSKRSFDVAFLMMPDEKLRQKQPERQLRVSKQLFNNEEWEHPLKRIPEIYKNSEYSNENTMDSKDQDDDRMRISNNISPNFGSDINIDVGTDEYPNKAMYCSDSENSDRSRSRPNSNESAARQPKFLPEYKNKIFDDPTLISMQSRARYENRYIEKPPEMSPRSAFTKVSNYTMRSPNPSVSPDNLLYQNSVSPPLSVTSQSSNSFTKGPTFNNLLTPAQLLNGNNFFKAQSIPASSPNYPEPSPNQTRTSGAFKGVEYQEKQSSPKPQISPNKLNFLPFRPDIPYLQAGSSYPFSVQNFQPPNPEFMKFPVPAREPLISNPAAAILSTLLPPTLAAFSLPAQNVCAKCSISFRMTSDLVYHMRTHHKSESVSDPNRRKREEKLKCPVCNESFRERHHLTRHMTAHQDKEGDMDDVPQNFNKKSKQFYPHNGSLIHK; encoded by the coding sequence aTGACAATGGacattcaaaataattatcaaagttATAAAGAGGCGTCTCCTGATTCGAAGGAGAGTCATTTAAATATCGAGAGTGCAAGGACATCTCAGATCACAAAACCCGAGATGCAGGCGACGGTATTGAATGCTGGGAAGACCTCAAAAAGATCGTTTGACGTTGCTTTCTTGATGATGCCGGATGAAAAACTTCGTCAGAAGCAACCTGAAAGGCAACTCCGTGTATCAAAACAACTTTTCAATAACGAAGAATGGGAACATCCGCTTAAGAGGATTCCAGAAATTTACAAAAACAGTGAGTACTCTAACGAAAACACGATGGACTCAAAAGATCAAGACGATGACAGAATGCGCATTAGTAATAACATATCACCAAATTTTGGATCTGACATTAATATCGACGTCGGTACGGATGAATATCCAAACAAAGCAATGTATTGCAGTGATTCCGAGAATTCTGATCGTTCAAGGAGCCGCCCAAACTCAAATGAAAGTGCAGCACGGCAGCCGAAATTTCTACCCGAATATAAGAATAAGATTTTCGACGACCCGACTTTAATTAGCATGCAATCAAGAGCTAGATATGAAAACCGGTATATTGAGAAGCCGCCAGAGATGTCACCGAGAAGCGCATTCACGAAAGTTTCTAACTATACCATGCGTTCACCTAATCCATCAGTCAGTCCTGACAATCTGCTGTATCAAAATTCTGTCAGTCCGCCTTTATCTGTGACTAGCCAATCCTCGAATTCTTTTACGAAAGGACCAACTTTTAATAATCTGCTTACACCAGCGCAGCTCTTGAATGGTAATAATTTCTTTAAAGCACAAAGCATTCCTGCATCTTCTCCAAATTATCCCGAACCGAGTCCAAATCAAACAAGAACTAGTGGAGCATTCAAAGGCGTTGAATACCAGGAAAAGCAAAGTTCTCCGAAGCCACAGATATCTCCTAACAAGTTAAACTTTTTACCGTTCAGACCAGACATACCTTATTTACAAGCGGGATCTTCCTACCCGTTCAGTGTTCAAAACTTCCAACCGCCAAATCCAGAATTCATGAAGTTTCCAGTTCCAGCAAGAGAACCGCTTATTTCTAACCCAGCGGCTGCTATACTCAGCACATTGTTGCCACCGACATTGGCTGCTTTTTCCTTGCCTGCTCAAAATGTGTGTGCAAAATGCAGCATTAGTTTCCGAATGACCTCAGATCTCGTTTACCACATGCGTACACACCACAAGAGCGAGTCCGTATCCGACCCTAACAGGAGAAAGAGGGAAGAAAAATTGAAGTGTCCTGTTTGCAATGAAAGTTTTAGAGAAAGACATCATCTAACGAGACATATGACAGCACACCAAGACAAAGAAGGAGACATGGACGACGTCCCACAAAATTTTAACAAGAAAAGCAAACAGTTCTACCCCCATAATGGTTCGCTCATTCACAAATGA